Within the Nitrospiraceae bacterium genome, the region TTGTTGCTCAGTGGAGCCTTCACGTTTTATCTGGGAAATTACTTTGCGCGCGGCCAGGCCGACCTGGTGCCGTTTTTTGATTTTCATCCATGGCTCTATCTGGTGTTAATCCCGGCGTTGGCGATGCGCTTATGGGCGGAGGAGCGTCGTTCCGGAACGATTGAACTGTTGCTGACCCTGCCCGTCACCATGTGGGAGGCAGTTGCAGGAAAATTTCTGGCCGCATGGTGTTTCTCTGGAATCGCCCTGGTTCTGACCTTTCCCATGTGGCTTACGGTGAATGTGTTGGGTGATCCTGATAATGGCGTCATCCTTGCCAGCTATCTCGGCAGTCTGCTGATGGCCGGGGGATTTTTAGCCATCGGCTCCTGCATCTCCGCACTCACAAAAAATCAGGTGATCGCTTTTGTCGTCAGCGTCGTCATTTCCCTGGGGTTTATTTTGAGTGGGTTCCCACTCGTTCTGGAACTATTTAGCGGTTGGGCGCCACAATTTCTACTGAGTGCTATTAGTTCATTTAGCTTTTTGACGCATTTCCAATCGATCAGCAAAGGTGTCTTGGATTTGCGCGATATTCTCTTCTTTCTCTCGTTGATTACCTTTTGGTTGTTTGCGACGGCCACGGTCATTGATATCAAAAAAGCCGAATCCTAAGGGGACGGTTTGAGGGATCCGGTGTGAAACTTTGCAAGTGAGGAGTGATGATGAATAAAAAAGTACTCACGGGAAGTGGTCTCATCATGGCAGCCGTTCTGTTCGGCGTCTTCAACATGGTGAGTAATGCCGCGTTTAGTTCTGCTCGTTTCGATCTGACAGAACATGACCTCTATACCCTGTCTGAAGGTACCAAGAATGTTCTTAAGAGTTTGAGTGAACCCATTACACTAAGGTTTTATCTCTCCAAAGCCCTGGCAACCGGCTTGCCGGGCATAAAAAGCTACGCAACACGCGTTCAGGAGATGTTGGAGGAATATGCACAAGTCGCGGGAGACCAACTGTACTTGGAGGTGATAGATCCTGAACCGTTTTCAGAAGAAGAAGACCGGGCAGTCGCGTTTGGTCTGCAGGGTATTCCGCTTGATGGTGGCAGCACCCAATTTTATTTTGGATTGGCCGGGACCAGTTCCACGGATGAGTTGGAAGTGATTTCATTTTTTCAACCAGAGCGGGAAGAATTTTTGGAGTATGACCTGACGAAGATGATTCACACGTTGGCCAATCCCAAGAAAAAAGTTCTTGGCCTGCTGAGCACCTTGCCCATTGATGGGAGTGGGGGCATGCCGTTTATGGCACAGCAGGGAGGGGGGCAACCCTGGCTTATTCTCTCTCATATCGAACAAATGTTCGAAGTGAAAAAAATTGAAACGACGGCAACGACTATCCCTGAAGAGATTAGTGTCTTAATGATTGTGCATCCCAAGTCCCTGAGTGAAGCCACTCTTTATGCAATCGATCAATATGTTTTGAGAGGCGGGCATGCCATGATTTTCGTGGATCCTCTGGCGGAATCCGATAGCGGAGGGGGAAACCCCATGAACCCGATGGGCGGCGGCCCCCGGAATTCGGATATGCCTACGTTATTTGGCGCCTGGGGGCTTGAGTTGGTGAAAGGGCAGGTGTTGGGAGATTTGCCGTTGGCCAAAAAGGTGCAGGTCCAACTGCAGAACCGTTTGCAGGTGGTAGATTATCCTGTCTGGATTGATTTCCGCCAGGACCATTTCAGCGACAAGGATATCGTTACGGCTCAGGTGCCATCGATCACGGTGGCATCAGCAGGCATCATCCGAAAGAAGGGGGAGACGGGGACCACGGTCGAGCCGCTCATCCAATCGGATGAAGCCGCCATGCAGATTGAGGCCTCACGCTTATCAGTCATGCCGGATGTCAGCGGCTTACTCAACAGTTATCGCCCTGAAGGGGAAAAATTTTCCGTAGCCGCCAGGGTAACGGGAACCGTGAAAACGGCATTTCCTGAGGGAAAGCCTCAAGCGGAGGCGAATGCGAGTGAGAATCCGGATATGTCCTCAGAAGCTGAAACCCAGACCAAAGATCACCTCACGGAATCGAAAGATTCCATCAATGTGATTGTGGTGGCCGATACGGATATCTTGCAGGACCGGTTTTGGGTTCAAGTCCAAAACTTCTTTGGACAACGGATAGGTATTCCCAACTCAGGCAATGGCACGTTTGTCACCAACGCCTTGGATAATCTGACGGGAAGCAATGATCTCATTAGTGTGAGAAGCCGTGCGGGATACTCCCGGCCATTCACGCTTTTGCGGCTGTTGCAACAGGAAGCAGAGCAACGCTTCCGGCAAAAGGAGCAAGTGCTCCAGGAACAGCTCAAGGCGACGGAGAGGAAAATCCAGGAACTGCAGAGTCAAAAGCCTGAGGGAAATGCCATGATCCTGAGTGTTGAACAGCAGGAGGCCATGGGACAATTTCGAAAGGAATTGCTCCAGGTTCGCAAAGAGTTGCGTGGCGTACAGCATGAGCTCGGTAAAAACATTGAGAGCGTGGAACGTTGGGTGAAATTTATCAATATCGGGCTTGTGCCGTTGCTGATTGGTATTGTCGGGGTATGGATCAGTTCTTCAGGGATCAGGAAGAAGGGATTCCCAAAAGCTAAGTAACTCAGTTATCGAACATTCAGGACCTTATTCGAGAATTCAAGAATAGTAAGGAAATCGTATGAACGTCAAAACTCTAGGCATCCTGGCCGCCCTAACCATTGCTGGCATTGTTCTAGCCATTTTTGTGAATCAAAAGCCGGCCTCTCAGTTTCCACAGAGTGGTGAGCTGTTGTTCCCGGAATTATTGTCGGTGGTCAATGACGTGAACGAAATGGTAGTGGAGACAAAGGACCAAACCGTGACGCTGATGCGTGGGGAGAATGCTTGGCGGGTTAAGGAGAAGGCAGGGTATCGCGCTGATGTGGAGAAGGTAAAACAGACTCTCATCGGGTTGGCGGAATTGCGGATACTGGAACCCAAAACGAAAAATCCGGAGTTATACGATCGACTGGGGTTACAGGACAAAGACCAGGAAGGTTCACTTTCGACAACTTTGACACTGAAAACCCCGAATAATCCTGAGGCGGCAAAGGTGATTTTAGGGAATCAACGTCCTGCCAAAGGAAATCCACGGATGAGTGAAATCTATGCCCGAAAGCCGGGAGATCCCCAAACCTGGTTAATAACAGGGAATTTGCCGTTGGAAAAAGTGGCGGGAGAGTGGCTTGATAAGGAAGTAACGGCGCTGACGACTAAGCGCGTGCATCAAGTGACGGTCAGACATCCCGGCGGGGACACTCTTCTTGTCTCAAAGGATAAACCGGAGGATCTTGATTTTCAGTTGGATTCCATCCCTGCAGGCTCTAAAGTGGCTTCCCAGTTCAATGTGAATAATGTGGTGGGGACTCTCGTGCAGCTCTCATTAGAGGATGTGAAAGAAGCACAGGAGGTGAATTTTCAGGACCGTTCTGGAGTGACGGCTGTATTGGAAACCTTTGACGGACTCAGGCTTGAAGTTCAAACGGTCAAACAGGAAGACAAAATTTTTGGAAAATTTTCTGCGGAATATGATCAAAACCTGGTTCAACCTGTTGATACCATCCCTTTCTCTGAAAAAGGGGAAACGGTTACAGCGCCGGATTCTACTGAAGACGAAAAGGCCCCTCAATCTTCAGAAGCGAAGAAAATTGAGGAAATGCAAGAAGAGCTTTCCTCCAAAGAAGACTCAGTATTAAAAAAACCGGAAGAGGTTCGGCGAGAAGTTGAGGCGTTCAATCAGCGTGTGGGAGGCTGGGCGTACGAATTGCCAACGTTCCGGGTCGAGAACTTTTCAAAAGCCAAGAAAGATCTTCTTGAAACAATTCCCTAGGCAACAGCATTCAGTGTTGTATGTAGAGTCAAGAGGGGTGCCATTGTGTTTGGGGCATTTTTCTTAAGGGTTTGTCGAATTATCAGAATTCGTTATGGGAGGAGATGTCAAGACGTCCAGTAATTCCTGATAAACCTGCATCAGGCGGGAATCCTCAAGCCGATAGGCAAACGACAAAAGAATTAAGCCTCCTGCCAGCACTAATAAGCCCAATGCGGTGATCCCGACCACCCAAAATACTCCCCCGACTGTGCTCATCCCTCCATCAAGAATAAACAACACAATAAACGTGAGGGTGCCTCCAATGACAAAAAGTAACCATAAGAGGGTGAGAATAGCTGACGACCAGGGAATACGCTTGGACAAATGCAGTAGGAGTTGGCTGCCCTCTGAACTGACATCGATTGTTCCCTTTAATGGCCATGCGGTGCGAAAACGTAGGGAAAAGAGTTGATAGTATGGGCGGATCACGATGACCTGTCGGTCTGCGACCCAGCGGGCAATTCCGTGAGGCAAGGCAAGGGCGCCAGTTTGAAAGGCAGGGGAAATCAAGGAAACAGATTGACCGCCCAGGGTATTCTTCCGTTGAGCCAATGGACAGCCATATTGGCAGGCCCAACTTTTCAGTGTGGTAAATTGATACCAATCCCCAATGATTAGAGCAAAAAACAAAAGGATGGCAATGATTCCGGCAAATGTCATAGGACGGTGAAGATACCATAGTGTCTTCTTCTGCTAAACTGCTGTTTTTGCATTGACTTCTCATCCGCCCCTCCTCTACTATCGACTCGCGGGGTGGAGCAGCCTGGTAGCTCGTTGGGCTCATAACCCAAAGGTCGAGGGTTCAAATCCCTCCCCCGCAACCACCTCGATCTCCCATCAAAAAACTCTCATAGTTTCATTATGTTCTCCTACAGATTATCCTGCTTTCAAACCAAAAAATGTGTTGCCCATGAGCCCGAGTACCATAATTTTTCTTGTCCTATAGATATCAATTTTAAGGGCATAGTTGCTTATTTCACTTGGGTTTACGTTCTGGCAACCGATAAAGTTTTTGTGGGGGTAAAAAGCAACTCCATTGAGGATTTGTCGATAGCTAGATGAGTTCACGATTGCGATGGGTTCCTTCGATTTCTGACATCAATTTGCACGGGGAAAAGAATTGACCCTCAGCGCCCCTTTTGTTTCCGCTTGGTTGATCCTGCCATCCCTGAATTTTCAGGGCATTTGCTCCTATTTTATTACTTGAGTGCCTGTGAGGTGCTTTCCGGAGAGAGGTTCGTTTGTCCGGCCAAATAGATTACGGTATGAACAAGATTTCTCGAAATGACAATCAGCAGAAAGTCCGTAATACGTTGAAATTTTCCTTCCCGGAAATAACGATTTCAATTATTGTTCCTGTGTACAACGGGGGTGAGGCCTTTCGTCAATGCCTGATAAGTCTGGCTGCTTTACAGCCTCCTCCCATGGAAATAATTGTCGTTGCCGATGGTGACTCCGATGGATCCTGGCAATTGGCGAAACAGTTTGGGGTTCAGGTCATTCGACTTCCTGTTACTTCAGGAGGACCGGCATACCCCCGAAATGTTGGGGCAGTTCAGGCTAAAGGCGAATACCTCTTCTTTGTCGATGCCGATGTGTGCGTGCATTCAGATACTTTGGGACGGGTGGCAGAAACCTTTCACAATAATCCGGACCTCACTGCGTTGATTGGGTCGTATGATGACACCCCTGCCGAACCAAATTTCCTGTCCCAATACAAAAATCTCTTTCACCACTACGTCCATCAAAAGGCCCAAAGAGAGGCTTCGACGTTTTGGGGTGCTTGCGGGGCCATCCGCCGTGATATTTTCCTGGAAATCGGCGGTTTTGATGAAAATTATCGTCGTCCTTCTATTGAAGACATTGAGTTGGGCTATCGATTGAAAAAGACCGGTCACCAGATATTGTTGTGTAAAGATATCCATGTGAAACATCTGAAACGATGGGGTATCTGCTCAATGCTTAAAGCAGATTTTTTTTACCGCGCAATCCCTTGGACAGAATTAATTCTGCGGGATCGCAGGTTTACCAATGACTTAAATATCCGGCATTCCGAGCGCCTTTGTGTCGTGTTGACATATGGGCTCGTGGGAGCCTTGATGGGAGCGATCTGGTGGGTTCCATTGCTGGCGGTGGCGGCCTTAATCATGGGTTCGCTAGTGATCATTAATGCACCCCTCTATCGCTTTTTTCAGAAAAAACGAGGGTTCCGGTTTGCCCTGCAGAGTGTGCCCTGGCATTGGCTGTACTATTTGTATAGTGGCTTGGCGTTTGCCATAGGTGTGGCACGCCATGTTTTTTTGGGAGACACCCGGCAGGAGTCGACCATGCCGGCTCTTGTCCCTGAATCCTTTGATATCAATAGAACGTCAGGGAGGCAATAGTGGCATCTCATCCTGTCGTGGTCATTGGCGCCGGTCCTGCAGGCCTTACGGCGGCCTATGAACTTGGGAAAAACAGTTCTTCCTCCCTTATCCTTGAGGCCGGGAAACAGGTAGGAGGCATATCACAAACGGTCAATTATCGAGACTTTCGTTTTGATATCGGTGGTCATCGATTTTTTTCAAAAGTGCCGATGGTGACAGAGTTATGGAATGAAATTCTCGGTGACCACTTTCTCCTTCGGCCTCGGATAAGCCGCATCCATTACAACCAACATTTTTTTGACTATCCGCTTAAGGCCACTAATGCGTTGGCCGGACTGGGGGTCGTGGAGGCTCTTCTGGTCTGTTTCAGTTATGCCAAGGTCAAGGTGTTTCCAAATGCCCAGGAGGAAAACTTTGAACAATGGGTGATTAATCGTTTTGGATATCGCCTGTACCAGATATTCTTCAAAACCTACACGGAAAAAGTCTGGGGGATTTCCTGTACCGAGATATCAGCCGATTGGGCCGCGCAACGAATCAAAAACCTCTCGTTGAAAGAGGCCGTTCGAAATGCCCTACTTGGTCAAAGGGGCGGAAAGAAGGGTGAAATTGTGACCTCGCTCATTGAGCAGTTTCATTATCCTCGCTTAGGTCCGGGGATGATGTGGGAACGGTGCGAGGAATTGGTGGCTGGTTTTGGATCTCAGACATTAAAAGGCATGAAAGTCGAGGGTATCAGACACCGCCATGGGCGAGTAGATTGTGTTTCCGCGCGAGCCTCATCAGGGGAACTTGTGGAATTCGAAGGGAGCCATTTTGTGTCGACGATGCCTCTGCGCGAGTTAATCGAGGCCATGGATCCTCAACCCCCTGAGAAGGTTATAGAGGCTGCCCTTGGCCTGCGGTATCGGGACTATTTAACCGTGGTTCTGGTGGTTAACTGCGAAGACGTATTCCCTGATAACTGGATCTATATCCATTCACCTGAAGTCAAAATGGGACGAATCCAGAATTATAAAAATTGGAGCCCGTATATGGTGCCGGATCCCTCACGGACTTCGCTGGGCCTTGAGTATTTTCTCTGGGATAAAGACGATGAGTGGACATGGTCGAACGAGCGGTTGATCGAATTTGGTACACGGGAATGTGCCCAACTCGGGCTCATTAATCCTAGCGAGGTTGAAGACGGGACCGTGGTTCGTATGGAAAAGGCCTATCCGGTATATGATCATCGCTATCAGGATCACGTCCGGACGATTCGACAGTATCTGGAAACATTTTCAAATCTTCAGACCATTGGACGAAATGGTCTGCATCGCTATAACAATCAGGATCATTCCATGGTGACGGGGGTCTATGCCGCGAGAAATATCATGGGTGAATCCCATCATGATGTATGGGCGGTAAATACCGAAAAAGCCTATCATGAGGAAGACCGTAAGACTTCCGGCAATGGCGGCGATCGAATGGTGCCTGTTCGCGTTCAGGTGAGCGGGGATGAACTTCCCATAGAAAATGAGGAAGAGTTAATCGAGATCGTGTTTGCCAAGCTGGATCCTGTCGCCATGGGTGTGGCTGTCGGTTCCATCAGTGGTCTCCTCATCTTGATTGGGACGGTGATTTTGGTCCTCAAAGGCGGGCCGGTAGTGGGGCCCAACTTGTCTCTGCTGGGAAATTTTCTATTTGGTTTTCAAGTCACGTGGGGTGGTTCACTGATAGGTTTCCTGGAGGGAGGAGTCGGGGGATTTGCGCTAGGATACTCAGGTGCCTCACTCCGGAATTGGAGCATGCAGGCCTATGCGAAATTCATCCGGTGGCGAGAGGAAGTAAATCGTCGTCGCAATCTTCTAGATTAGCTGTTACCAAGAGGCAGGGTCCTGGAGGGAAAATATGATGGGAACGGATTCCAAAGGTGATGAAGAACTTAGCCGGGTTGTAGCCAAAATTCAGGGAGGGGTGTTGGCAGTGGTTTGCGGGCTGATGGGTGGATTAGGCCTTTTTATTATGACGGTCTGGCTTCTTCTCGAAGGGGGGCCCAAGGTTGGCTCCCATCTTCAGTTACTTTCCAATTATTTCATCGGGTATTCAGTCACGTGGAAAGGGAGTCTGGTAGGGCTTTTTTATGGGGCCCTGACCGGTGGGGTTCTGGGTTGGGCCATCGGGTTTATATATAACAGAGTAGTAGGAATCCGATATCGTTAAGCGGCATTCCACCCAGGGTTTTTTGATTGAATGCAGATACGGAACGAATTCATCGTGTGGTTACCTGTAAGGGAAAAATCGTTAGGGACTATCTTTTGAAGAAAAATTCAGCACACCGAAAATAAAAAACATGAAATTTTTTGAACACGAAGGCAGGCGGCTTTGTGGGTAGCCATTTTATTAGGAGTTTACTGCAAGCGGCCATGCCGTGCGAAGGATTATTGGTCTGCCCCAATATTCTTGGTGATGATCGGCAAGGCGCTGAAAATTTTTGTCATCTTCTACTATCTGGGCGTCACTGTCTGGATCGGGGCATACGTATAGACCAGACCTAAAGGCTCTACCTCCCAATTTTTCAGGCATGAAAGCGCCATTGTGATAACCGAAGGGAAGAGGTACTGGGATTCCATTGCAGACGAATGGATAATGACCCGCCCGGATCGACTTTGGCGACAACACAGCGATTCAATTAATCAATCTCTTCTCTTTCGTTGGCTCCCCTCACAACCAGTAGGTCGCTTGTTAAAGACGGACATGTTTGACGAATTGGTGGGAGAGGGCCTTACGCCTTTCTTGCAGGCCCGAGCACATAGTGTCATAGGAATGGATCTGTCCTTCGGGAACACGCATTTAAGCTGTCGGGGCCAGACGAGCGTTTGTGGAGCTTGTGCGGATGTTCGCGACCTCCCGTTTGGAAACGAGTCGTTTGAGGTGGTGGTGTCGAATTCCACTCTGGACCACTTTCAAACCTTCGATGAGATTATCGTGAGTCTGCGTGAATTGCATCGGGTGCTTCGCAAAGGCGGTCAGCTAATCCTGACATTGGATAATTCTGCCAATCCGATTATTGCCGCGCGTAACGTTCTTCCGTTCAAATTATTAAACCGGTTGGGTATCCTTCCATACTATGTGGGTGCCACCTGCGGTCCCTGGCGTTTACAGCAGCTCCTGCGACAGACAGGCTTCGACGTGAAGGATGTCACCGCGGTGCTCCATTGTCCCCGGATTCTTGCCGTGCTCGCTGCCAAAATTTTGTGGTCCTGCGCGAACAGTTCAGTACAACAACGATTTTTGCGTTTGATACGGGTATTCGAAACCATGTCTCGCTGGCCTACCCGGTACTTGACCGGGCATTTTATTGCTGTTCGAGCTGAAAGGAAATAAAGCCGGTCTGTGGTGGGCCCATGAGAATGAAGATTGTTTCAATAGGATGCTTGGAAGCTGGAAGATATTGGCGGGCTGGTCAGTCGGGCATGCTTATAGCTCACACGTTTTGTTAAAGGCAAAAGGGTATCAGAAAAGACATGCGGCACTGGAATGAATGATGTTGTTGGACGGATGGAAAACGGTTCGGCTGATTCGCCAAGCCCTGGCTTCCAGTCGCTGGAAAGGTGAGGATCTCCGGCAGGTACAAGAGGAGCGGCTTCGAAACCTCCTTATACATGCCTATCAGAACGTTCCGCTCTATCGAAAGCTTTACCGGGAGGCAGGGTATCACCCTGAGCAATTCCGTTCGTTGGATGATATAGACAAAATCCCTATCCTTCAAAAGGATCGTCTCAAGCTAGCAAGGCCGGAAGAGGTCGTTGCACAGGGGATTGATCCACAACGATGTGGAATCGTTGAAACGAGCGGTTCGACAGGAA harbors:
- a CDS encoding ABC transporter permease subunit is translated as MGRIRVIFQRELAGYFATPIAAVFIVIFLLLSGAFTFYLGNYFARGQADLVPFFDFHPWLYLVLIPALAMRLWAEERRSGTIELLLTLPVTMWEAVAGKFLAAWCFSGIALVLTFPMWLTVNVLGDPDNGVILASYLGSLLMAGGFLAIGSCISALTKNQVIAFVVSVVISLGFILSGFPLVLELFSGWAPQFLLSAISSFSFLTHFQSISKGVLDLRDILFFLSLITFWLFATATVIDIKKAES
- a CDS encoding Gldg family protein; translated protein: MMNKKVLTGSGLIMAAVLFGVFNMVSNAAFSSARFDLTEHDLYTLSEGTKNVLKSLSEPITLRFYLSKALATGLPGIKSYATRVQEMLEEYAQVAGDQLYLEVIDPEPFSEEEDRAVAFGLQGIPLDGGSTQFYFGLAGTSSTDELEVISFFQPEREEFLEYDLTKMIHTLANPKKKVLGLLSTLPIDGSGGMPFMAQQGGGQPWLILSHIEQMFEVKKIETTATTIPEEISVLMIVHPKSLSEATLYAIDQYVLRGGHAMIFVDPLAESDSGGGNPMNPMGGGPRNSDMPTLFGAWGLELVKGQVLGDLPLAKKVQVQLQNRLQVVDYPVWIDFRQDHFSDKDIVTAQVPSITVASAGIIRKKGETGTTVEPLIQSDEAAMQIEASRLSVMPDVSGLLNSYRPEGEKFSVAARVTGTVKTAFPEGKPQAEANASENPDMSSEAETQTKDHLTESKDSINVIVVADTDILQDRFWVQVQNFFGQRIGIPNSGNGTFVTNALDNLTGSNDLISVRSRAGYSRPFTLLRLLQQEAEQRFRQKEQVLQEQLKATERKIQELQSQKPEGNAMILSVEQQEAMGQFRKELLQVRKELRGVQHELGKNIESVERWVKFINIGLVPLLIGIVGVWISSSGIRKKGFPKAK
- a CDS encoding DUF4340 domain-containing protein, which codes for MNVKTLGILAALTIAGIVLAIFVNQKPASQFPQSGELLFPELLSVVNDVNEMVVETKDQTVTLMRGENAWRVKEKAGYRADVEKVKQTLIGLAELRILEPKTKNPELYDRLGLQDKDQEGSLSTTLTLKTPNNPEAAKVILGNQRPAKGNPRMSEIYARKPGDPQTWLITGNLPLEKVAGEWLDKEVTALTTKRVHQVTVRHPGGDTLLVSKDKPEDLDFQLDSIPAGSKVASQFNVNNVVGTLVQLSLEDVKEAQEVNFQDRSGVTAVLETFDGLRLEVQTVKQEDKIFGKFSAEYDQNLVQPVDTIPFSEKGETVTAPDSTEDEKAPQSSEAKKIEEMQEELSSKEDSVLKKPEEVRREVEAFNQRVGGWAYELPTFRVENFSKAKKDLLETIP
- a CDS encoding glycosyltransferase, translating into MNKISRNDNQQKVRNTLKFSFPEITISIIVPVYNGGEAFRQCLISLAALQPPPMEIIVVADGDSDGSWQLAKQFGVQVIRLPVTSGGPAYPRNVGAVQAKGEYLFFVDADVCVHSDTLGRVAETFHNNPDLTALIGSYDDTPAEPNFLSQYKNLFHHYVHQKAQREASTFWGACGAIRRDIFLEIGGFDENYRRPSIEDIELGYRLKKTGHQILLCKDIHVKHLKRWGICSMLKADFFYRAIPWTELILRDRRFTNDLNIRHSERLCVVLTYGLVGALMGAIWWVPLLAVAALIMGSLVIINAPLYRFFQKKRGFRFALQSVPWHWLYYLYSGLAFAIGVARHVFLGDTRQESTMPALVPESFDINRTSGRQ
- a CDS encoding NAD(P)/FAD-dependent oxidoreductase encodes the protein MASHPVVVIGAGPAGLTAAYELGKNSSSSLILEAGKQVGGISQTVNYRDFRFDIGGHRFFSKVPMVTELWNEILGDHFLLRPRISRIHYNQHFFDYPLKATNALAGLGVVEALLVCFSYAKVKVFPNAQEENFEQWVINRFGYRLYQIFFKTYTEKVWGISCTEISADWAAQRIKNLSLKEAVRNALLGQRGGKKGEIVTSLIEQFHYPRLGPGMMWERCEELVAGFGSQTLKGMKVEGIRHRHGRVDCVSARASSGELVEFEGSHFVSTMPLRELIEAMDPQPPEKVIEAALGLRYRDYLTVVLVVNCEDVFPDNWIYIHSPEVKMGRIQNYKNWSPYMVPDPSRTSLGLEYFLWDKDDEWTWSNERLIEFGTRECAQLGLINPSEVEDGTVVRMEKAYPVYDHRYQDHVRTIRQYLETFSNLQTIGRNGLHRYNNQDHSMVTGVYAARNIMGESHHDVWAVNTEKAYHEEDRKTSGNGGDRMVPVRVQVSGDELPIENEEELIEIVFAKLDPVAMGVAVGSISGLLILIGTVILVLKGGPVVGPNLSLLGNFLFGFQVTWGGSLIGFLEGGVGGFALGYSGASLRNWSMQAYAKFIRWREEVNRRRNLLD
- a CDS encoding methyltransferase domain-containing protein, with the translated sequence MTRPDRLWRQHSDSINQSLLFRWLPSQPVGRLLKTDMFDELVGEGLTPFLQARAHSVIGMDLSFGNTHLSCRGQTSVCGACADVRDLPFGNESFEVVVSNSTLDHFQTFDEIIVSLRELHRVLRKGGQLILTLDNSANPIIAARNVLPFKLLNRLGILPYYVGATCGPWRLQQLLRQTGFDVKDVTAVLHCPRILAVLAAKILWSCANSSVQQRFLRLIRVFETMSRWPTRYLTGHFIAVRAERK